One Thauera sp. K11 DNA window includes the following coding sequences:
- a CDS encoding cytochrome c — protein sequence MKKQQNRAAMPLLIMATALVLMSSANAADPVRERIDGFKDSKRAIAEIKDAIEKGDMTTVAKQARSMVVFARKIPGLYPPDAQGGFFSAAKRSIWTNFPDFVQRAEAFESSAWRLAELAASSDADVAALSKRLQQVADSCAACHRSYKRGR from the coding sequence ATGAAGAAGCAACAGAACCGGGCGGCCATGCCGCTCCTGATTATGGCGACAGCACTTGTGCTGATGTCATCGGCCAATGCAGCCGACCCCGTACGTGAACGCATCGACGGCTTCAAGGACAGCAAACGCGCCATCGCGGAGATCAAGGATGCCATCGAAAAAGGCGACATGACCACCGTCGCCAAGCAGGCACGCTCGATGGTGGTGTTTGCGCGGAAGATTCCCGGCCTCTATCCCCCGGACGCCCAGGGCGGCTTCTTCTCCGCAGCCAAACGCAGTATCTGGACTAATTTCCCCGATTTCGTACAGCGAGCCGAGGCGTTCGAGTCCAGCGCCTGGCGACTGGCGGAACTGGCGGCTTCCAGCGATGCGGATGTCGCGGCCCTTTCCAAGCGCTTGCAGCAGGTGGCCGACAGTTGCGCGGCCTGCCATCGATCGTACAAAAGGGGGCGCTAG
- a CDS encoding MarR family winged helix-turn-helix transcriptional regulator: protein MSQAKADKLTAVTLAVFRLNGQLIEWGDRFCAPHGLTSARWQVLGAISMAPQTPTVPQIAATMGLTRQGVQKQINLLVEEGLVAPCPNPAHKRSPLYVLTSQGQAAYQAVLQNWQRHVHDISAAFSAADLDAAGRVLAAMSRIHATD, encoded by the coding sequence ATGAGTCAGGCCAAGGCCGACAAACTGACGGCTGTCACGCTGGCCGTTTTCCGTCTGAACGGCCAGCTCATCGAATGGGGCGACCGCTTCTGCGCGCCGCACGGACTGACCAGCGCACGCTGGCAGGTGCTGGGCGCCATCTCGATGGCCCCTCAGACTCCTACCGTCCCCCAGATCGCCGCCACGATGGGCTTGACGCGGCAGGGCGTGCAGAAACAGATCAATCTGCTGGTCGAGGAGGGGCTGGTCGCCCCCTGCCCCAATCCCGCGCACAAGCGTTCCCCGCTGTATGTCCTCACCTCGCAGGGACAGGCGGCCTATCAGGCGGTACTGCAGAACTGGCAACGGCACGTGCATGACATCTCCGCGGCGTTCAGCGCCGCCGATCTGGATGCGGCGGGCCGTGTGCTGGCGGCGATGTCGCGCATTCATGCCACGGATTGA
- a CDS encoding cytochrome b/b6 domain-containing protein: protein MGQPALRKIRVWDLPVRLFHWALPVLMTVLFLSAYAGQMQVHARMGTVTLVLVLFRLVWGFVGSQTARFSDFVTGIGGIHDYLSGKRPKTTGHNPLGAWMILAMLATLLIQSLSGLFSSDSIAFDGPLAHWIGHTAANLAARVHTNLAYAIDILIAVHVLAVVLHWALRGENLIMPMLSGNKHVPADVGQPAFSNPALALTILVLIALLIAAVALAE, encoded by the coding sequence GTGGGGCAGCCTGCACTGCGCAAGATCCGTGTCTGGGATCTGCCCGTCCGTCTGTTCCATTGGGCGCTGCCGGTGCTGATGACGGTGCTGTTCCTGAGTGCTTATGCAGGGCAGATGCAAGTCCATGCACGGATGGGCACGGTCACCCTGGTTCTGGTGCTGTTCCGGTTGGTCTGGGGTTTCGTCGGCAGTCAGACCGCAAGATTCAGCGACTTCGTCACCGGTATTGGCGGTATCCACGACTACCTGTCGGGCAAGCGGCCGAAGACGACGGGACACAATCCCCTCGGTGCATGGATGATCCTGGCCATGCTGGCGACGCTGCTGATCCAGTCGCTTTCGGGCCTGTTCTCCAGCGACAGTATCGCGTTCGACGGGCCGCTGGCGCATTGGATCGGCCATACGGCGGCCAACCTCGCCGCTCGCGTCCACACGAATCTGGCCTATGCAATCGACATCTTGATCGCGGTACATGTGCTGGCCGTGGTGCTGCACTGGGCGCTGCGCGGCGAAAACCTGATCATGCCGATGTTATCCGGCAACAAGCACGTGCCGGCGGACGTCGGCCAGCCCGCATTTTCCAACCCTGCCCTCGCACTGACCATCCTCGTTCTGATCGCGCTTCTGATTGCCGCAGTCGCTCTGGCTGAATGA
- a CDS encoding NAD(P)H-dependent oxidoreductase → MQASSMKCLVVIAHPITDSLCHTMAQSVIAALTASGHEVMVEDLYLSAFSPALTASERQSYYSPTFDSVAVQDQIDRLLSAEVLVLVFPTWWFSFPAMLKGWFDRVWAPGIAYDHATDLGPIKPRLHKLRRTLAVTSLGSPWWVDRLVLRQPVKRVLKTALLGTCAPNCRFEMLSLYKAESLT, encoded by the coding sequence ATGCAAGCCAGCAGCATGAAGTGCCTCGTCGTCATAGCCCATCCCATCACCGACAGCCTGTGCCACACAATGGCTCAGTCTGTCATTGCCGCTTTGACGGCAAGCGGTCACGAGGTGATGGTCGAAGACCTCTATCTGTCTGCTTTTTCGCCTGCTCTCACGGCCAGCGAACGCCAAAGCTACTACAGCCCAACGTTCGACTCTGTCGCCGTTCAAGACCAAATCGACCGACTGCTTTCCGCCGAAGTTCTGGTTCTTGTCTTTCCCACTTGGTGGTTCAGCTTTCCGGCCATGCTGAAAGGGTGGTTTGATCGCGTCTGGGCTCCCGGCATCGCCTACGACCACGCCACCGACCTCGGCCCAATCAAGCCACGGCTCCATAAGCTCCGAAGAACGCTGGCTGTTACCTCTCTTGGTTCGCCGTGGTGGGTTGATCGCCTGGTGCTCCGGCAGCCGGTTAAACGCGTACTGAAAACGGCCCTGTTGGGTACTTGCGCCCCAAACTGCCGATTCGAGATGTTGTCGCTCTACAAGGCGGAATCTCTCACGTAA